A genomic window from Candidatus Bathyarchaeota archaeon includes:
- a CDS encoding cobalamin-binding protein, with protein MDNNCRQLCPARIVSLSPSNTEILFAVGAGNKVVGVTDYCDHPAQLEAQIRAKKTFRVGGYWNPSVEKILALDPDLVLVSTAKCSNKTNDCKTECSRSCEITIKTAKELESLGINVLMLSPHSLDDVFDDILLVGNATGKSSRARKIAKDLRQRTNTVIEASKTIAVKPKVYFEVWKDPYISVNSQTWIGNLISLAGGENVFGDALTEWPLIGPDDVVKVNPDVMLFPVIPDVVPFWESFEAVQNRKGWKNVSAIKNERLSTVLRDCVSRPGPRLVESLEQLSKFFHEIS; from the coding sequence ATGGATAATAATTGCAGGCAACTTTGTCCCGCGCGGATAGTTTCTCTTTCTCCCAGCAACACCGAGATACTGTTTGCTGTTGGAGCTGGAAACAAAGTTGTTGGAGTGACAGACTACTGTGACCATCCTGCCCAGTTAGAGGCACAAATCAGAGCAAAAAAAACTTTCAGAGTTGGGGGTTACTGGAACCCTTCTGTGGAAAAGATTTTAGCTTTGGATCCTGATTTAGTTTTAGTTTCCACTGCAAAATGTTCCAATAAAACAAACGACTGCAAAACCGAATGCAGCCGTAGTTGTGAAATAACAATAAAAACTGCAAAAGAACTGGAAAGTTTGGGAATTAATGTTTTGATGTTATCTCCTCACAGTTTGGATGATGTTTTTGATGACATTTTGTTAGTTGGTAACGCTACTGGAAAAAGTTCCCGTGCTCGCAAGATTGCGAAAGATTTGAGGCAACGGACAAACACAGTTATTGAAGCATCAAAAACAATTGCGGTCAAACCAAAAGTGTACTTTGAAGTTTGGAAAGACCCTTACATCAGTGTCAATTCACAAACTTGGATTGGTAACCTGATTAGTTTAGCTGGTGGCGAAAACGTTTTTGGAGATGCCCTTACTGAATGGCCCCTGATTGGTCCAGATGATGTTGTTAAAGTTAATCCTGATGTGATGTTGTTTCCTGTTATTCCTGATGTTGTACCTTTTTGGGAAAGTTTTGAAGCAGTCCAGAATCGGAAGGGATGGAAAAATGTGTCTGCAATTAAAAATGAACGCCTTTCTACCGTTTTAAGAGATTGTGTTTCTCGCCCCGGACCTAGACTTGTAGAGTCGTTGGAACAACTTTCAAAATTTTTTCATGAAATCTCTTAA
- a CDS encoding iron chelate uptake ABC transporter family permease subunit yields the protein MTADAETKRLRNVSRWKLYLLILVAVFAAVFVLSLNLGYAPIPFRDILNILGNQVPLLNTFIDASGVDPTYAVIISQIRLPRVICGALVGAALATAGVTYQGIFRNPMADPYVIGASTGASVGSALVFVFGINIAILGLNTLPVFAFVGSLVTVLIVYTISRVGSKVPVTTLLLTGIAMSLFQNAIVTYLKTVAGDRILHGLTFWLIGSLSSTENWDKVYAILPFIIVGSVICYLYSRDLNILALGEDQAQHLGVEIEKVKRILLVAGALMTAAAVSISGLIGFVGLIIPHVTRVLIGPDHRVLIPTSALVGASFLMISDAISRVIMGSGEAPVGIITAFAGAPFFIYLLRRKNKGYKL from the coding sequence ATGACCGCTGACGCTGAAACCAAGCGTTTACGCAATGTTTCTCGATGGAAACTATACCTTTTGATTCTGGTGGCTGTGTTTGCTGCTGTTTTCGTGTTATCCCTAAACTTAGGATATGCCCCCATTCCCTTCAGGGACATTTTGAACATACTAGGCAATCAAGTTCCCTTATTAAACACATTTATAGACGCATCAGGAGTCGACCCAACCTACGCAGTAATAATTAGCCAAATTCGTCTTCCCCGAGTAATCTGCGGTGCCCTAGTTGGTGCCGCACTGGCAACTGCTGGAGTAACCTATCAAGGAATTTTCCGAAACCCCATGGCTGACCCGTACGTAATCGGAGCCTCAACAGGGGCTTCTGTGGGTTCTGCATTAGTATTCGTTTTTGGAATAAATATCGCAATTTTAGGTTTGAATACTCTTCCAGTTTTTGCTTTTGTTGGTTCTCTTGTAACAGTTCTTATTGTTTATACAATATCCAGAGTCGGTTCAAAGGTTCCAGTTACTACTTTACTTTTGACAGGTATTGCAATGAGTCTTTTCCAAAACGCCATAGTTACTTATCTGAAAACTGTTGCCGGCGACAGAATCCTTCACGGCCTAACCTTCTGGCTTATTGGCAGTCTTTCATCTACTGAAAACTGGGATAAAGTGTATGCAATTCTGCCCTTTATAATCGTTGGATCTGTAATTTGTTACTTGTATTCCCGGGATTTAAACATCCTAGCCCTAGGAGAAGACCAAGCCCAACATTTGGGAGTTGAAATCGAAAAAGTAAAACGTATTTTACTTGTTGCAGGAGCATTGATGACTGCTGCTGCCGTTTCAATTAGTGGTTTAATTGGATTTGTTGGATTGATAATACCGCATGTAACACGAGTGTTGATTGGTCCTGACCACCGTGTTCTTATTCCAACTTCTGCACTTGTAGGGGCTTCTTTTTTGATGATTTCAGATGCCATTTCCCGAGTAATAATGGGCTCGGGAGAAGCCCCTGTGGGGATAATAACTGCCTTTGCTGGGGCACCATTCTTCATATACTTGCTTCGCAGAAAGAATAAAGGATACAAACTATAG
- a CDS encoding radical SAM protein: protein MDASALKMEERPLLYMMTWRCTRACNYNCLYCSFGSQPYPVNEINTEGGKKIVDELYGLGAKWFGLSGGEPLVRKDIFEIIEHAKSLGMNVSLITNGYFAKGDILDKLIRNEVMTAVSLDGTEQTNDMTRGKGSYKIAVDAMKNLSDGGVFDCIVSTLNRRNCSEVDHIADLGYKYNATRVVYHNYIPVGRAEEHLELAPTPEQYEETWNMVYDLMQQYKNKMSINVYCPFFARIAKERGMPDFDYWFENVFLGQCFIGGRYMGLLENGDIRPCGFNEGYRTGNIKNKSMKEIWTDMQCSDFTLKLKDRSNLKGKCGVCEYRDICGGCRTRAEVYTGDLFESDPACAYIPKVLREE from the coding sequence TTGGATGCGAGTGCACTAAAGATGGAAGAACGACCCCTTCTTTACATGATGACTTGGCGCTGTACGCGTGCGTGCAACTATAACTGTTTGTATTGTAGTTTTGGTTCACAACCTTATCCAGTAAACGAAATCAACACCGAAGGTGGAAAAAAAATTGTTGATGAACTTTATGGGCTGGGCGCAAAATGGTTTGGACTTAGTGGCGGAGAACCCCTAGTACGCAAAGACATTTTTGAAATTATTGAACACGCAAAAAGCCTTGGAATGAACGTCAGCTTGATTACAAACGGATATTTCGCCAAAGGTGATATCCTTGATAAACTAATCCGAAACGAGGTCATGACTGCAGTAAGCCTTGACGGCACCGAACAAACAAACGACATGACCCGAGGAAAAGGCAGTTATAAAATTGCCGTAGACGCTATGAAAAACCTCTCTGATGGTGGAGTTTTTGATTGCATTGTTTCTACTCTTAACCGGCGAAACTGCTCAGAAGTTGACCATATTGCCGATTTAGGCTACAAATACAATGCAACCCGTGTAGTTTACCATAACTATATACCCGTAGGCAGAGCCGAAGAACACCTTGAACTGGCTCCAACTCCCGAACAATATGAAGAAACATGGAACATGGTCTACGATTTGATGCAACAATACAAGAACAAAATGAGCATCAACGTATATTGTCCCTTTTTTGCCCGAATAGCCAAAGAGCGAGGAATGCCTGATTTTGACTACTGGTTTGAAAATGTTTTCTTGGGTCAATGTTTCATTGGTGGCAGATACATGGGTCTACTAGAAAACGGTGACATTCGACCGTGCGGATTCAATGAAGGCTACCGCACTGGTAATATCAAAAACAAGTCCATGAAAGAAATCTGGACAGACATGCAATGTTCAGACTTTACTCTGAAACTCAAAGACCGTAGCAACCTCAAAGGCAAATGTGGGGTATGTGAATACCGTGACATCTGTGGCGGATGCAGAACCCGAGCGGAAGTTTATACTGGTGATTTATTCGAATCTGATCCAGCATGCGCTTACATTCCGAAAGTGTTGCGTGAAGAATAA
- the cobS gene encoding adenosylcobinamide-GDP ribazoletransferase: MIIKGIKGLFGFLTILPIGMESMEALSKYFFLAPIVGLVLGAIAGGFGYLANMFLPRLVCGFLVLVVLELLTGFHHMDGLLDFSDAAMARGDTKKRLEIMHDMFTGAAAVTSGVIVVVLAGLSFGSFSGLNILKVAIVAETLAKESMVLMAYLGKKPDYKGSGYYVVEAMENKHAKALASVFLCSVVGFVLVGIWFAVVIVAMGISVGVLTRFSNKTLESVTGDVMGATHEITRVIVLIILLAVIL, encoded by the coding sequence TTGATAATCAAAGGGATAAAAGGATTATTTGGTTTTTTGACAATTTTACCCATCGGAATGGAGTCCATGGAAGCCCTGTCTAAGTATTTTTTTTTGGCTCCCATAGTAGGTCTAGTTCTTGGAGCCATTGCGGGAGGCTTTGGTTATTTGGCAAACATGTTTTTGCCTAGATTGGTATGTGGCTTTCTTGTTTTGGTTGTTTTGGAGTTGTTAACAGGTTTTCATCACATGGACGGACTGTTAGATTTCAGTGACGCTGCCATGGCGCGAGGAGACACCAAGAAACGATTAGAAATTATGCATGACATGTTTACAGGAGCAGCAGCAGTAACCTCAGGGGTCATTGTTGTGGTTTTGGCGGGATTGTCCTTTGGTAGTTTTTCGGGTTTGAATATCCTAAAAGTTGCCATAGTTGCAGAAACTTTAGCAAAAGAAAGCATGGTTTTAATGGCATACTTGGGCAAAAAACCTGACTACAAGGGTTCGGGCTATTATGTAGTCGAGGCAATGGAAAACAAGCACGCTAAAGCTCTTGCTTCGGTGTTTTTGTGTTCAGTTGTTGGGTTTGTTTTGGTTGGAATTTGGTTTGCTGTGGTCATTGTTGCCATGGGAATCTCTGTGGGGGTTTTGACAAGGTTCTCTAACAAAACCTTGGAAAGTGTTACAGGTGATGTGATGGGGGCAACCCATGAAATCACAAGGGTTATTGTGTTGATTATTTTGCTTGCTGTTATTTTATAG
- the glmS gene encoding glutamine--fructose-6-phosphate transaminase (isomerizing) yields MCGIFGCILKTGEAAPLIHEGLKKLEYRGYDSVGIATIDDGNLSIKKDSGKIDEVHQWHNLDSLPGRLGVGHTRWATHGAPYKENAHPHTDCKNQIAVVHNGIIENFTELKRELEEKGHTFRSKTDTEVIAHLVEEKLKTSSSLVEAVREAVKMLDGSYATAIISTIEPDKIVCARKESPLVVGVADDGLYVASDIPAFLSKTNKSLIIEDGEIVVLSDKGYEIHVIADWKPITRKPELIEWEPEAAEKQGYPHFMLKEIHEQPLRLRDTLRLQDQYLELMTTFLDRAGEVFLVACGTSYHACLAASYLFSKLSFLATHPVIASEFVEQHGKSVNIDSTLLVVSQSGETADTLEAVETARLRAATVLGLTNIVGSTLTRVSRVYIVQQSGPEIGVAATKTFTSQLSVLSQLAIRLAKKRGKVSHTEIEDLEESLERIPDIVEEIIVTEEQKVKQLAKKYGTKNCFFFLGRGMGSAVALEGKLKLMEISYIPSLAYPAGESKHGPISLVESGFPIVFICPRDSTRRSIIGNIMEMKSRGALIIAIIEKGDEEIKKLADDYIEIDTRLPEVLSPIPFVIPLQLFAYYMSLERGNDPDKPRNLAKSVTVK; encoded by the coding sequence ATGTGTGGAATATTCGGATGCATCCTAAAAACAGGTGAAGCTGCTCCTTTAATTCATGAAGGCTTAAAAAAATTAGAATACAGGGGCTACGACTCAGTTGGTATTGCAACCATTGATGACGGTAACCTATCAATAAAAAAAGACAGCGGAAAAATTGATGAAGTTCATCAATGGCACAACCTTGACTCTTTACCTGGACGACTTGGCGTAGGTCACACCCGATGGGCAACCCATGGAGCACCTTACAAAGAGAATGCTCATCCCCACACTGACTGTAAAAACCAAATTGCAGTAGTTCATAACGGAATTATCGAAAATTTTACGGAACTCAAACGTGAACTTGAAGAGAAAGGGCACACTTTCAGGTCAAAAACTGATACTGAAGTAATTGCGCACCTAGTTGAAGAAAAACTGAAAACGTCTTCATCTCTTGTCGAAGCAGTTCGAGAAGCAGTGAAAATGTTGGATGGCTCTTATGCGACTGCCATTATATCTACTATTGAGCCTGACAAGATTGTTTGTGCCCGAAAAGAAAGTCCCCTTGTTGTTGGAGTAGCCGATGACGGTCTTTATGTTGCATCGGATATCCCAGCTTTTCTTTCAAAAACTAACAAATCTTTGATTATTGAAGATGGAGAAATCGTTGTCTTAAGTGATAAAGGCTACGAAATCCACGTCATCGCAGATTGGAAACCAATAACCCGAAAACCTGAACTTATTGAATGGGAACCCGAAGCAGCCGAAAAACAAGGATATCCCCATTTTATGCTAAAAGAAATCCATGAACAGCCCCTCCGGTTGCGGGACACTCTTCGCTTACAGGACCAGTATTTGGAATTAATGACCACTTTTCTTGACCGCGCAGGAGAAGTCTTTTTGGTTGCCTGTGGAACATCATATCATGCTTGTTTGGCTGCCTCTTACTTATTCTCTAAACTGTCCTTTTTGGCGACTCACCCTGTAATTGCCTCTGAGTTTGTTGAACAACACGGAAAATCAGTTAACATAGACAGCACTTTGCTGGTTGTTAGTCAATCTGGAGAAACTGCAGACACCTTGGAAGCTGTTGAAACCGCAAGATTGCGTGCAGCTACAGTTTTGGGTCTGACAAACATTGTTGGATCTACCCTTACCCGGGTTTCTAGGGTGTATATTGTTCAGCAATCTGGTCCAGAAATTGGGGTTGCAGCTACGAAAACCTTCACATCTCAGCTTTCTGTGCTTTCTCAATTGGCTATTCGTCTTGCCAAGAAGCGGGGAAAAGTTTCTCACACAGAAATAGAGGATCTAGAAGAAAGCCTTGAACGGATACCTGATATTGTTGAAGAAATAATTGTAACGGAAGAACAAAAAGTAAAACAGTTAGCCAAAAAATATGGAACCAAAAACTGCTTTTTCTTTTTGGGACGGGGCATGGGTTCCGCTGTTGCCCTTGAAGGTAAACTGAAATTAATGGAGATTTCGTATATTCCTTCTTTGGCTTATCCTGCTGGAGAAAGTAAACACGGACCAATCAGTTTGGTTGAGTCTGGATTTCCAATAGTTTTCATTTGTCCCCGAGATTCTACTCGTCGAAGCATAATTGGAAACATCATGGAAATGAAATCCCGTGGGGCTTTGATAATTGCAATCATCGAAAAAGGTGACGAAGAAATCAAAAAACTGGCTGACGATTACATTGAAATCGATACTAGATTGCCTGAAGTCTTGTCACCCATTCCTTTTGTTATTCCGTTGCAGCTTTTTGCGTATTATATGTCCCTTGAACGAGGAAACGATCCTGATAAACCCCGGAACTTAGCCAAGTCTGTAACCGTGAAATAA
- a CDS encoding ATP pyrophosphatase — translation MKAAALFSGGKDSLYSLYIAEKQGIKVDHLITLITTLPIPSPHAENIEALKTIAKSMGKQLTIVDFKQKNAFIETLKNLNIDALIAGDIDGDDHFQGLKDVCSKTGLELLELIYGRDTTELFNEIFGLGFKALITGVDLNYLGKEWLGFVISKESGAHFLKKIGTADPLGEYGEFHTLVLECPLYGKSFKVTSTENMLENNIAFIKVSVE, via the coding sequence TTGAAAGCTGCAGCATTGTTTTCTGGAGGAAAGGACTCCCTTTATTCTCTTTATATTGCTGAAAAACAAGGAATCAAAGTTGACCATCTAATCACGTTGATTACTACTCTTCCTATTCCTTCGCCTCATGCAGAAAACATTGAAGCATTAAAAACCATAGCAAAATCCATGGGTAAACAGTTAACAATAGTTGATTTTAAGCAAAAAAACGCTTTCATTGAAACTCTAAAAAACTTGAACATCGATGCATTAATTGCTGGTGACATCGATGGTGACGATCATTTTCAAGGGCTGAAAGATGTTTGTAGCAAAACTGGTCTAGAGTTGCTTGAACTAATCTACGGCAGGGATACCACTGAACTTTTTAATGAAATTTTTGGTTTAGGCTTTAAAGCCCTGATTACAGGTGTAGACCTGAACTACTTGGGCAAAGAATGGCTTGGATTTGTTATCAGTAAAGAATCAGGTGCCCATTTTCTGAAAAAAATTGGAACTGCAGACCCCTTAGGAGAATATGGTGAGTTTCATACTTTAGTTCTTGAATGTCCCCTTTATGGAAAATCTTTCAAGGTTACTTCGACAGAAAATATGCTTGAAAATAATATTGCCTTCATTAAGGTTTCAGTTGAATAG
- a CDS encoding ABC transporter substrate-binding protein, with the protein MDKNITYIIAIVAVISLIVSAFGYITFEGQISDIKTSISDLELAVTNNDISSVEDDVSSIQSQLADIQQTIDTYQSAITDLETQVGEQQDKIDEYQQTIEDQQAQLDEYKQVTLVDGLGNVVTLTELPERIVSLSPSNTEILFAVGAGDKVVGVTDFCNYPYDFSSWVEAGNMTSIGSYYGPSIEPIVALNPDLVLASTGSLDAADSLKNLGYNVLVIEGYTIDDLLGDILLIGRAVDQNTEAAALVSNMRARMDSIAAQLLAATTTPTVYHEVWNEPLMSVGPNTFIDELITLAGGENIFSDATTSWPTVSSEAIIVKNPDVMFFPDMYMGVGNFYETIEAVGSRPGWGSITAVKNDALYEINADIISRSGPRLIDALELIAKMVHPEIFGEL; encoded by the coding sequence TTGGATAAAAATATCACATACATCATTGCGATTGTAGCTGTTATCTCATTAATCGTTTCAGCTTTCGGATACATTACTTTTGAAGGTCAAATTAGTGACATAAAAACCTCCATAAGTGACCTTGAACTTGCTGTAACAAATAACGACATTTCATCTGTTGAAGACGATGTTAGCTCAATTCAAAGTCAACTTGCAGACATTCAACAAACAATCGACACTTATCAGAGTGCAATCACTGACTTGGAAACCCAAGTAGGCGAACAACAAGACAAAATCGACGAATATCAGCAAACTATTGAAGACCAACAAGCACAACTTGATGAATACAAACAAGTAACTCTAGTTGACGGCTTAGGTAATGTAGTCACTTTAACTGAACTCCCAGAACGAATTGTTTCTTTGTCACCTAGTAACACAGAAATCTTGTTTGCTGTGGGCGCGGGCGACAAAGTCGTGGGTGTAACCGATTTCTGTAACTATCCTTATGATTTCTCCTCTTGGGTTGAAGCAGGTAACATGACCAGTATTGGCAGTTATTATGGTCCTTCTATTGAACCAATTGTTGCATTGAATCCTGACTTGGTTTTGGCAAGCACTGGGAGCCTAGATGCCGCAGATTCTTTGAAGAATCTTGGATACAATGTTCTAGTAATTGAAGGTTACACTATTGACGATCTTCTTGGTGACATTCTACTAATAGGCAGAGCAGTTGACCAAAACACTGAAGCTGCTGCCCTAGTAAGTAACATGCGCGCAAGAATGGATTCAATTGCCGCACAACTGTTAGCTGCAACTACGACTCCAACAGTTTACCATGAAGTCTGGAACGAACCTCTAATGAGCGTAGGTCCAAACACTTTCATTGATGAACTGATCACTCTCGCTGGTGGAGAAAACATCTTCAGTGACGCAACTACTAGTTGGCCGACGGTAAGTTCTGAAGCAATTATTGTAAAGAATCCTGATGTAATGTTTTTCCCTGACATGTATATGGGGGTCGGAAACTTCTACGAAACCATCGAAGCTGTAGGTAGCCGTCCTGGCTGGGGTTCAATCACTGCTGTGAAAAATGATGCCTTATACGAAATCAATGCTGACATTATCTCCAGATCTGGTCCAAGACTAATTGACGCTTTAGAGCTTATAGCCAAGATGGTTCATCCCGAAATATTTGGCGAACTCTAA
- a CDS encoding YoaP domain-containing protein, with protein sequence MMGVKLIDITLDNVCEYGVCGYKNIKNKGLQRKVEWLKDRFSEGLKIKSMLTESDGTQGLIEYIPGEYCWRPVQAKGYMFIHCIFSGFKKMYKGQGYGSLLIDECIKDAKQQRMTGVAVVTRKSGWMADNRIFFKKGFKVVDSAAPDYNLLAKKFNADAPDPKFNGTWEQNLNRYSEGLTIIWSGQCPYPSKYVEELAETAEKEFNIFPNVVELKTCKDAQNSPCPFGVFCVTYNGKVVAGTPISKRRLSNILKKELKQK encoded by the coding sequence TTGATGGGCGTAAAATTAATTGACATTACGTTGGATAATGTTTGTGAGTATGGTGTTTGTGGTTACAAGAACATCAAGAATAAAGGGCTTCAACGAAAAGTTGAGTGGCTTAAAGACCGTTTTTCTGAGGGCCTTAAAATCAAATCTATGCTTACAGAAAGCGATGGAACCCAAGGTTTGATTGAATACATTCCCGGAGAATACTGCTGGAGACCTGTTCAAGCAAAAGGTTACATGTTTATTCACTGCATTTTTTCAGGTTTTAAAAAAATGTACAAAGGGCAAGGATATGGTTCACTGTTGATTGATGAATGCATAAAAGACGCAAAACAGCAAAGAATGACTGGAGTTGCGGTGGTCACCCGTAAAAGTGGGTGGATGGCAGATAACAGAATATTTTTCAAAAAAGGCTTTAAAGTTGTGGACTCTGCGGCTCCTGATTATAATTTACTTGCCAAAAAATTCAATGCAGATGCACCTGATCCAAAATTTAATGGAACCTGGGAACAAAATTTGAATCGATATTCTGAAGGATTAACAATTATCTGGTCGGGGCAGTGTCCTTATCCTTCAAAATATGTGGAAGAGTTGGCTGAAACGGCTGAAAAGGAATTCAATATTTTTCCCAATGTTGTTGAGCTAAAAACTTGTAAGGATGCTCAAAACAGTCCCTGTCCTTTTGGTGTTTTTTGTGTGACATATAATGGAAAAGTTGTCGCAGGCACGCCAATCAGCAAACGCAGGTTAAGTAACATCCTGAAAAAAGAACTAAAACAGAAATAA
- a CDS encoding ABC transporter ATP-binding protein — MTIDGIDCSYGSVEILKNINFNVKSGQFLGILGPNGSGKTTLLKSISKVLKPKNGAILIDDQDIYKMKSLDLAKQMAVVPQTSPVSFDFTSLEVVLMGRNPHLTRFKMEGKSDLDIAKNAMKLTRTWEFADRPITELSGGERQRVIIARALTQEPQILLLDEPTTHLDISNQLEIMDLIKHLSEEKNMLVVAVFHDFNLAARYCDSIILLKAGKIVAVGKADETLTAENVKEVFSVDTLVKKHPITGQLHVIPISRPIVHKQKSSIVHLISGSGTGSPVMKTLLDEGYRITAGVLNLLDTDQETAQLLSIPTTNEAPFSPITKEAHEANLKMITKANVLVVTPTQFGEGNLRNLDAADVALKKGIPTLLLEDGPISERDFTNGKATEYLEKLKASGAVTVKNVKELIRFLDNLETKNIPSKE; from the coding sequence CTGACAATAGACGGCATCGACTGCTCTTATGGATCTGTTGAAATACTAAAAAACATTAACTTCAATGTTAAAAGCGGTCAGTTTTTAGGAATTCTTGGTCCAAACGGCTCGGGAAAAACAACCTTGCTAAAAAGCATCAGCAAAGTCCTCAAACCAAAAAATGGGGCAATCCTCATTGACGACCAAGACATCTACAAAATGAAAAGCCTCGACCTTGCAAAACAGATGGCAGTTGTTCCTCAGACTTCACCTGTTTCTTTTGATTTTACTTCCCTTGAAGTTGTTTTGATGGGACGGAACCCGCACTTGACCCGATTCAAGATGGAAGGTAAAAGTGATTTGGACATAGCAAAAAACGCAATGAAACTTACTCGCACTTGGGAGTTTGCTGATCGTCCAATAACTGAACTCAGTGGTGGAGAACGTCAACGCGTGATTATTGCTCGTGCTCTTACTCAGGAGCCTCAGATTCTTTTGTTAGATGAACCAACGACTCATTTGGACATTAGTAATCAGCTGGAAATAATGGATTTAATTAAACACTTAAGTGAAGAAAAAAACATGTTGGTTGTTGCGGTTTTTCATGATTTTAATTTGGCTGCCCGTTACTGTGACTCCATTATCTTGTTGAAAGCTGGAAAAATTGTAGCAGTTGGTAAAGCTGATGAAACTCTCACAGCTGAGAACGTAAAAGAAGTTTTCAGTGTGGACACATTAGTTAAAAAACATCCAATTACTGGACAGCTTCATGTTATTCCCATTTCAAGACCAATAGTCCATAAACAAAAAAGCTCAATTGTTCATCTAATCTCTGGAAGCGGAACTGGAAGTCCAGTAATGAAAACATTGTTGGATGAAGGCTACCGTATAACTGCTGGAGTTTTGAATCTATTAGATACTGACCAAGAAACCGCCCAGTTATTGTCAATTCCAACAACAAACGAAGCACCTTTTTCTCCGATAACCAAGGAAGCTCATGAAGCAAACCTAAAGATGATCACCAAAGCAAACGTTTTAGTGGTAACTCCAACTCAGTTTGGGGAAGGAAACCTGCGTAACCTTGATGCTGCTGATGTGGCTTTGAAAAAAGGGATACCTACTTTGCTTCTTGAAGATGGTCCTATCAGTGAACGGGACTTTACTAACGGTAAAGCAACAGAATATTTAGAAAAACTCAAAGCCAGTGGTGCCGTAACTGTGAAAAATGTCAAGGAACTGATAAGATTTCTTGACAACTTGGAAACAAAAAATATACCCTCAAAAGAATAA
- a CDS encoding radical SAM protein, producing MKEKAPLFILPWRCTSACTNNCLHCGFANTPEPLDSLGTEETKCIVDKIHAFGATYFGISGGEPLFRKDLPEIISYAKGTGMNVSIITSGYGLDNKIMETLVKYGVRVSISVDGPEEINDALRGKGAYKTALAAIEKTSKAGLLDCLVATLANADSTHDNISSDAMEHVIKLAEKYGARWVVIHGFIPFNKTKKHLARAPSPEQYEKIWNDVYDLRLKYNGKPEVNVYCPFFARIAKQRGLPDFDNWLNKFFLGRCSMAGKYMSVIENGDVIPCSFNDRIRLGNVQDKSLYQIWDELQTSELTVKLKDRSNLKGKCGVCEYREICGGCRTRAQIYTGDYFGSDPACAYVPKVLQDKQQK from the coding sequence TTGAAAGAAAAAGCACCTTTATTTATCCTTCCTTGGCGATGCACTTCTGCATGTACCAACAATTGTTTGCATTGTGGCTTCGCAAATACCCCTGAACCCCTTGATTCCTTAGGAACTGAAGAAACAAAATGCATCGTAGATAAAATACATGCATTTGGGGCAACATATTTTGGAATAAGTGGCGGAGAACCTCTTTTTCGAAAAGACCTTCCTGAAATAATTAGTTACGCCAAAGGCACTGGGATGAATGTGAGCATAATAACCAGCGGATATGGACTGGACAACAAAATAATGGAAACCCTAGTCAAATATGGCGTTAGAGTTTCTATTAGTGTTGACGGTCCCGAAGAAATTAATGATGCCCTCCGTGGAAAGGGAGCATACAAAACCGCCCTTGCAGCCATAGAAAAAACTTCCAAGGCAGGTCTTTTGGATTGTTTGGTTGCCACCTTGGCTAATGCTGATTCAACACATGACAACATCAGTTCTGATGCAATGGAACACGTCATCAAATTGGCTGAAAAATATGGCGCCCGTTGGGTAGTAATTCATGGTTTTATTCCTTTCAACAAAACAAAAAAACATCTTGCACGTGCACCTTCTCCGGAGCAATATGAAAAAATCTGGAACGATGTTTATGACCTTCGCCTAAAATATAACGGAAAACCTGAAGTCAACGTTTACTGTCCCTTTTTTGCCCGAATTGCAAAACAACGGGGATTGCCAGACTTTGACAACTGGCTGAACAAGTTTTTCTTGGGTAGATGCTCCATGGCTGGCAAATACATGAGTGTAATCGAAAACGGCGACGTTATTCCATGCAGTTTCAACGACCGCATTAGACTAGGAAACGTTCAAGATAAATCCTTATACCAAATCTGGGATGAACTACAAACTTCAGAATTAACTGTGAAACTCAAAGACCGAAGTAATCTGAAAGGTAAATGTGGGGTTTGCGAATACCGCGAAATTTGTGGGGGATGCAGAACCCGAGCACAAATTTATACAGGGGACTATTTTGGTTCAGACCCTGCCTGTGCTTATGTTCCAAAAGTTTTGCAGGACAAGCAGCAAAAATGA